The following are from one region of the Segatella oris genome:
- a CDS encoding glycerate kinase encodes MKYIVAMDSFKGSLSSEEAGNAVAGNIRKRDNEADIQIFSMSDGGDGMLEAFCKATRAKRLSVPTRDALMRRIEAQYGITSDGTAIIEIAQASGLMRIEPEQRNPMRATSYGTGLLVADALRRGCHKMIIGLGGSATSDAGIGMLRALIETFAPEGNFKDIQSRFDRCEIILASDVTNPLYGINGAAHVFAAQKGATPTMIEALDARAKQFAEHAAKSMGIDKSMQPGAGAAGGLGYAFMQFLNGKMLSGAELLLKLLDFDNIIANADLIITGEGKSDSQTLMGKLPAIIMQHACRHHIPTLLISGQIEDHERLMAAGFRAACGVTPADMPLHKAMMRDQAIANIREFPLPL; translated from the coding sequence GGAAATGCCGTTGCCGGGAACATCAGAAAGCGCGACAATGAGGCCGACATTCAGATTTTCTCCATGTCAGATGGTGGCGACGGTATGCTCGAAGCATTCTGCAAAGCCACGAGAGCCAAGCGTCTTTCTGTGCCAACCCGCGATGCCCTGATGCGGCGGATTGAGGCGCAATATGGCATCACCAGCGACGGAACAGCAATCATAGAGATAGCACAGGCAAGCGGACTCATGCGCATTGAGCCTGAACAACGCAACCCCATGCGTGCCACCTCGTATGGCACAGGACTTCTTGTTGCCGATGCACTGCGCCGTGGCTGCCACAAAATGATTATCGGATTGGGTGGCAGTGCCACAAGCGACGCTGGCATAGGCATGCTTCGTGCTCTGATTGAAACCTTTGCTCCGGAAGGAAATTTCAAGGATATTCAATCCCGATTTGACCGTTGTGAAATCATATTGGCAAGCGATGTGACGAACCCTCTCTATGGCATTAACGGTGCAGCCCACGTGTTTGCTGCCCAAAAAGGAGCCACACCAACTATGATTGAAGCCTTGGATGCCCGCGCAAAGCAGTTTGCAGAGCATGCAGCCAAAAGCATGGGAATAGATAAAAGCATGCAACCCGGTGCGGGAGCAGCAGGAGGTTTGGGCTATGCTTTTATGCAATTCCTCAACGGAAAGATGCTGTCGGGTGCAGAACTGCTGTTAAAACTGCTCGATTTCGACAACATCATTGCCAATGCCGACCTTATCATCACAGGCGAAGGAAAGAGCGACAGCCAGACGCTCATGGGCAAACTGCCGGCCATTATCATGCAGCATGCCTGCCGACACCACATTCCAACCTTATTAATTTCAGGCCAGATTGAAGACCACGAACGTCTCATGGCTGCTGGTTTCAGGGCGGCATGCGGCGTAACTCCTGCCGACATGCCACTCCACAAAGCCATGATGCGCGACCAAGCCATAGCCAACATTAGGGAATTTCCTCTCCCCCTTTAG